TTCACCGCCGTAAAACGCGCTGGCGAACTCCACCTCGCGGCGGAAGACCTCCTGCCGCCCGTCACCCGCAACCTGAACAATATAGAGGTCGATCTCGCCGGGGCGCTCGGATGGAACGGCCTCCAAGGCCTCCGTCAGCAGCGCCTCCTGGACGTAGAGGCTTTTTTCCGCCAGCAATTCAGCGGGATCTGGACCCGTCATGCTGTGTCCGGGCGTCATGTCATCGACGAGCGCGACCGCCGTTTTGGCCAGCGAGTCCAGCCAACTGGGCGCGGGCCCATCGTAATCTCCGTAGGAAAACTGCCCTTCGCTGACGGTACCGTCAGCGGCGGTCAGCCGGCCGATGCCGTGGTAAGCGTAGTAGCCGTCGAACCCACCCTCGTAAGTGCCACCGTCACTTCGCTCGTGCGTTCCGTACATCAGATAACCATTCTCAAAGTTGCCGCTGTAGGTACCGGCTTCCGACACGTAGGAACCTTTGCCGGTAATAATCCAGTTGGTATAGGTGCCTTCGTAGTAGTCTCCGTTCGGCAGCGTCCAGCGTCCGGCCACAAACCCCTGGTCCTCAAAGGTCCCGCGATAGACCGCTCCATCAGGCGTGCGCATTTCGCCCTCACCGTGCTCTCTGCCCTGCGCGAAGGCGCCTTCGTACTCACCACCGTCCCTATAGCTCAACAAACCCTGCCCAGAGTAATGGCCGTAGGCGAACGAACCTCGGTAGGACTCTCCGGAGACGAAGGTCAGCGTCCCCTGACCGCTGGGATAACCGCTGACAAACTGCCCCTGGTAGCGCGAGCCGTCCGCGTATTCCAGCACACCTTCACCCTCGGACAGCCCTTTCCGCATTTCTCCAACGTATTGATCTCCGCTGGCATAGGCGAACTGGCCTTCGCCATGCATCAGGCCGTTCTTGAACCCGCCCTCATAGCGATCGCCGTTCGCCCAAACCAGCACGCCCTGGCCGTGCAGCCGGTTGTCCCCCAGCTCGCCGTCATAACGACTACCGTCGGGCAGCTCTACGGTGGCGGCGCCCGCTGCGCTGACGATCATCGCGGCCGTCAGCGTCAGGCGTCGCAAGGGTTTAAGACACCACATGGCGTTTTCTCAATATTGATAGCCAAGGTTGAGATTACCGTCGTTCCATCGGCAGGAAAACCCGATTTTGGTACCGCTGTGGACCGCGTCACGAACTCGGGACAGCGCGCGAGGCTCTGGTAGACTTCAGAGATGGGAAAGAGGAGGGATCGGATTGGCTGCGCCGGCTGACCAAGCGTCCGCTGCGCGTGACGGCGAATCCGGCTTTGCGCCTTCCGAAACATCCGGCGCCGAGATCCCGCTCATTGCCTGCCATGAATGCGACGCCATCTATCGTCGTGAGCCGATCGCTCCCGGTGCCAAAGCCACCTGCAAACGATGCGGCGCGCTGCTCTACCGGGGCGTCCCAGCGTCGCTCGATCGTTCACTGGCCCTGTATCTGGCTTCGCTGGTGCTGCTGCTTATCGCCAACACGTTTCCTTTTCTTGCACTGAAGGTCGGCGGCATTGTTGAGGAGGACCACGTCATTGGCGGTGGTCTGGCGCTGGTGGATTTTGGCATGGCGGAGCTTGGGCTCGTGGTGTTCCTCACCAGCATCGCTTTCCCATTTGTAACGATCGCGGGCACGCTGTACCTACTGATCGCGAGCCGGCTGGACGTGGTGGCTCCAGGCATGCGGCTCGTCTACCGCGTTGTCAACGCGCTCGGGTCATGGAGCCTGATCGGGGTCTTTCTGCTGGGCACGCTGATCGCCATCGTAAAGCTCAAGGATCTCGCGACCGTCGTACCGGGACCAGGCCTGTACGCACTCTTTGCGCTGGTGGTGGTCTACGCGGCGGCGCGAACCGGCTTTGACCCGGAAGTGATCTGGCGACCGCTGCGCCTGCGTCGGCTGACCGAAGCTGACCTGCCCGCAGCCGGCCGGGTACTGCACTGTCACAGCTGTGGCCTGCTCAATCGGGCCTCACAGCACCCCCATCCTCAGTGCGCTCGATGCCATGC
This DNA window, taken from Pseudomonadota bacterium, encodes the following:
- a CDS encoding paraquat-inducible protein A; its protein translation is MAAPADQASAARDGESGFAPSETSGAEIPLIACHECDAIYRREPIAPGAKATCKRCGALLYRGVPASLDRSLALYLASLVLLLIANTFPFLALKVGGIVEEDHVIGGGLALVDFGMAELGLVVFLTSIAFPFVTIAGTLYLLIASRLDVVAPGMRLVYRVVNALGSWSLIGVFLLGTLIAIVKLKDLATVVPGPGLYALFALVVVYAAARTGFDPEVIWRPLRLRRLTEADLPAAGRVLHCHSCGLLNRASQHPHPQCARCHAPLHPRLANSVQRTWALMAAAVVMLIPANLLPVMTFKKLGQGEPSTILGGVVHLVEDGAWGLGLIVFFASVAVPVAKLVSLSLLLRSIRSDATWRPKDRTALYRVTEMIGAWSMIDVFLVALLAGLVSLGLVASIEPGLGVTFFGAAVILTMFAAHSFDPRLIWDHADLNPQPNGSTQAAAEPAA
- a CDS encoding C13 family peptidase gives rise to the protein MWCLKPLRRLTLTAAMIVSAAGAATVELPDGSRYDGELGDNRLHGQGVLVWANGDRYEGGFKNGLMHGEGQFAYASGDQYVGEMRKGLSEGEGVLEYADGSRYQGQFVSGYPSGQGTLTFVSGESYRGSFAYGHYSGQGLLSYRDGGEYEGAFAQGREHGEGEMRTPDGAVYRGTFEDQGFVAGRWTLPNGDYYEGTYTNWIITGKGSYVSEAGTYSGNFENGYLMYGTHERSDGGTYEGGFDGYYAYHGIGRLTAADGTVSEGQFSYGDYDGPAPSWLDSLAKTAVALVDDMTPGHSMTGPDPAELLAEKSLYVQEALLTEALEAVPSERPGEIDLYIVQVAGDGRQEVFRREVEFASAFYGGEWQAADRLVTLANSRISVERLPMATRSSLRRTLEAVAGKMDRDQDILLLYLTSHGSSDHELSLAQRGMRLPDLPAAELGEMLREVDIEHKVVIVAACYSGGFIPHLDDGKTLVMTSARADRNSFGCADQNEMTDFGRAFLAESLSESESLVEAFGLAREKVAEWEEEQDLTPSEPQLLRAEAVEAQLAAWRAKRQQITGTAPQSE